One Mesomycoplasma molare genomic window carries:
- a CDS encoding MGA_1079 family surface serine endopeptidase yields the protein MKLNSKILFDNFDTDEVDYEIIDLMLDEENRNNLIVKVKVFLKSNPEINYELISSKLFNKDVNQIIDDISFNNFDQFFSVDYEEIKKLTLNEFLNLDISKKLEYFKTEKTWISNFFKFEIKNDFEYIDDRLFATFNILFNKQVIKSWKIPTIKTINFLENKEEIERYRDSLDLEKIMQIIRGNTSSLMTKIKFKKDAKWSHINYLASDAKKAFEEIYELPKYGKYEIFIKDIKNVNNFDGRADLILWYKENGVEAPINNPREVFNNLKRLGSFKLLNFDDLIPENGKFFEANDFENSIESPSQAHIDAINSINESNFALRMSYGIFRDVNYRSINVLDMIEQQAFIKMEYLLEIKNGENRKGENFENDAYVPLSAKTYDKEITVNTTNLSDLKNNYFIYYYDVKAVGKRGMSFKLGFINKRRNEIRYTTDKEYTLINIVNDFQQSLYPEIMVNNIKLSDLEINYDLLSQKTALYYTENMNELNEVIKLRSENDQIRYKNYYLPVRLFKVAELKKITNDEAYIRFSVLDKNNSAVLGNTWYKIKGFLTSEIDNSKQILNFSDENLKTIQDSKNSITRERVIEPFWKDLIWSLDKNINTAYWTLKKKYLEQTFLRTNTKNRILKFNILANSLVNNSSKDSRVRNFDNSISLEVNFDDLIKKQSIEFRKTSYANDLKINYFINLSWNEEKGIDFKISMEDNDNKIIIDEPEAQRFEQGITFDRTRAFIILPAAVKTVISYTNDEELEDFKQNQNRFDYNEVEYNEYNQPILFSSDLEFQKNREIYHPNQNVKFKLHEGYKLNVDYLRVRQYRGWDIVETAYSRAALYDGSTFFGTIGFLGKVNNNPNDATFYVLTNHHVEGSGLSNFNDVVGNNFLAVRNGRNYAFAPDRIGSNVNRFYNLRTSGATSIFNNQIKIIWTGKEQISKDGRVTNKTQDLTMFVIDLNSKLREARSAGNMQVVWKIENLMKKSNVKMDIDYRFGEMSVPNIREISTMGWPGTRYSGSINRRPALASDTTIRVSVQNNYVQVYNGGGASGSGMFLNDDSYIATWTAGSGGPWSQGYRYDDRSYNFFGINWENENPLTLKNYRSVASQIFKANLRYPEKFDLPWFLKEINN from the coding sequence TTGAAATTAAATTCAAAAATTTTATTTGATAATTTTGATACTGATGAAGTTGATTATGAAATAATAGATTTAATGCTTGATGAAGAAAATAGAAATAATTTGATTGTAAAAGTTAAGGTATTTTTAAAATCTAATCCTGAAATTAACTATGAATTAATAAGTTCTAAACTTTTTAATAAAGATGTTAATCAAATTATTGATGATATAAGTTTTAATAATTTTGATCAATTTTTTTCAGTAGACTATGAAGAAATTAAAAAACTAACTTTAAATGAATTTCTTAATTTAGATATTTCTAAAAAATTAGAATATTTTAAAACAGAAAAAACATGAATATCTAATTTTTTTAAATTTGAAATTAAAAATGATTTTGAATATATAGACGATAGATTATTTGCTACCTTTAATATTTTATTTAATAAACAAGTTATAAAAAGTTGAAAAATTCCCACTATAAAAACTATAAATTTTTTAGAAAACAAAGAGGAAATAGAAAGATATAGAGATTCTTTAGATTTAGAAAAAATCATGCAAATAATAAGAGGTAATACTTCTAGTTTGATGACGAAAATAAAATTTAAAAAAGACGCAAAATGATCTCATATAAATTATCTCGCATCAGATGCTAAAAAAGCGTTTGAAGAAATTTATGAATTACCAAAATATGGTAAATATGAAATTTTTATTAAAGATATTAAAAATGTTAACAATTTCGATGGTCGAGCAGATCTTATCTTGTGATATAAAGAAAACGGAGTAGAAGCACCGATCAACAACCCTAGAGAAGTTTTCAACAATTTAAAAAGATTAGGGAGTTTTAAATTGTTGAATTTTGATGATTTAATTCCAGAAAATGGTAAGTTTTTTGAGGCAAATGATTTTGAAAATTCTATTGAATCACCTTCCCAAGCACATATAGATGCTATTAATTCTATTAATGAATCTAATTTCGCTTTAAGAATGTCATATGGAATATTTAGAGATGTAAATTATAGATCTATAAATGTTTTAGATATGATAGAACAACAAGCGTTTATAAAAATGGAGTATTTATTAGAAATTAAAAATGGTGAAAATAGAAAGGGTGAAAATTTTGAAAATGATGCATATGTTCCCTTATCAGCAAAAACTTATGATAAAGAGATTACAGTAAATACTACAAATTTATCAGATTTAAAAAATAATTATTTCATTTATTATTATGATGTAAAAGCCGTTGGAAAAAGAGGTATGTCTTTTAAATTAGGTTTTATAAATAAAAGAAGAAATGAAATAAGATATACAACCGATAAAGAATATACGTTAATAAATATAGTTAATGATTTTCAACAATCTCTTTATCCAGAAATTATGGTAAATAATATAAAATTAAGTGATTTAGAAATAAATTACGATCTTTTATCACAAAAAACTGCTTTGTACTATACGGAAAATATGAACGAACTTAATGAAGTTATAAAGTTAAGAAGCGAGAATGATCAAATAAGATATAAAAATTATTATTTACCAGTTAGATTGTTTAAAGTTGCAGAATTAAAGAAAATAACTAACGATGAAGCTTATATTAGGTTTTCTGTATTAGATAAAAATAATTCCGCAGTTTTGGGTAATACATGATATAAAATTAAAGGTTTTTTAACAAGTGAAATTGATAATAGTAAGCAAATTTTAAATTTTAGTGATGAAAATCTTAAAACTATTCAAGATTCTAAAAATTCTATAACTAGAGAAAGAGTTATAGAACCATTTTGAAAAGATCTAATATGATCATTGGATAAGAACATAAACACAGCTTATTGAACATTGAAGAAAAAATATTTAGAACAGACTTTTTTAAGAACAAATACAAAAAATAGAATTTTAAAATTTAATATTTTAGCCAATTCATTAGTAAACAATTCTTCTAAAGATAGTAGAGTTAGAAATTTTGACAATTCAATTAGCTTAGAGGTAAATTTTGATGATTTAATTAAAAAACAATCTATAGAATTTAGAAAAACTTCTTATGCTAATGACTTAAAAATAAATTATTTTATTAATTTATCTTGAAACGAAGAAAAAGGAATTGATTTTAAAATTTCTATGGAGGACAATGATAATAAAATAATTATTGATGAACCTGAAGCGCAAAGGTTTGAACAAGGAATAACTTTTGATAGAACAAGAGCTTTTATTATCTTGCCTGCTGCAGTAAAAACTGTTATAAGTTATACTAACGATGAAGAGTTAGAGGACTTTAAGCAAAATCAAAATAGATTTGATTATAATGAAGTAGAATACAATGAATACAATCAACCAATTTTATTTTCTAGTGATCTAGAATTTCAAAAAAATAGAGAAATATATCATCCTAATCAAAATGTCAAATTTAAGTTACATGAAGGATACAAATTAAATGTAGATTATTTACGTGTAAGACAATATAGAGGATGAGATATAGTTGAAACCGCATATTCTAGAGCCGCTTTGTATGATGGTAGTACTTTTTTTGGTACGATTGGTTTTTTAGGAAAAGTAAATAATAATCCAAATGATGCAACATTTTATGTTTTAACAAATCATCACGTGGAAGGTTCAGGATTATCTAATTTTAATGATGTTGTAGGAAATAATTTTTTAGCTGTTAGAAATGGTAGAAATTATGCTTTTGCCCCTGATAGAATAGGTAGTAATGTTAATAGATTCTACAATTTAAGGACTTCTGGAGCAACTTCTATTTTTAATAATCAAATTAAAATTATTTGAACAGGAAAAGAACAAATATCAAAAGATGGAAGAGTAACAAACAAAACACAAGATTTAACCATGTTTGTAATAGATTTAAATTCCAAGTTAAGAGAAGCTAGATCAGCTGGTAATATGCAAGTTGTTTGAAAAATAGAAAATTTAATGAAAAAATCTAATGTTAAAATGGATATAGATTATCGTTTTGGAGAAATGTCTGTTCCGAATATAAGAGAAATTTCTACAATGGGTTGACCAGGGACAAGATATTCTGGTTCTATAAATAGAAGGCCTGCTTTAGCTAGCGATACTACAATTAGAGTTAGTGTACAAAACAATTACGTACAAGTTTATAATGGGGGAGGAGCTTCTGGAAGTGGAATGTTTTTAAATGATGATAGTTATATTGCTACTTGGACAGCTGGTTCTGGAGGGCCTTGATCACAAGGATATAGATACGATGATAGGAGTTATAATTTCTTTGGAATAAATTGAGAAAATGAAAACCCATTAACATTAAAAAATTATCGTTCAGTTGCTTCTCAAATTTTTAAAGCTAATTTAAGATATCCTGAAAAATTTGATTTGCCTTGATTTTTAAAAGAAATTAATAATTAG
- a CDS encoding beta-N-acetylglucosaminidase domain-containing protein — protein sequence MKNKNKNFIRHLLLTSPIVISPFSFLSMSNEANNSVQNIDYQFLTPVKNISYDNNFFILKNKINLILSSPLEDNPNFILLIKTLKELKYEISFSETTKSDYTNIVISFLEDKNLSVNNLITKYGLDFNYNIANFNEYFIELKNNYLFLESNDKIGLTNGLATLKEIIKNSDNKVLQNAKINDYQKIKNRSIFDSLDISLENRKKNISNAITNGFNKYIYFNSRDLKNSKNWRDLYDEYELNLLNNLANFTKEKGMEFIYTIDFFTHSSISQDNYFESDIDVLKQKLLQLINNGIKSFAFSSLESSNLNNTLQVNVINSISEWLSSLRDSHKVNEKIFYLVKEQNVSLIPDYFSTFNNNIEIIMTGGKKYNNLNSEFIRTFNSSLNKKANIIFNFPKLVDENILSIDLLSNFDFNDFQHNDLNSFIVSLSENLEINNVFLKEFNILFSLQNRDDLEKQKNILLKNILNLNSIENPLLKSFNNVLDNINYSDKEESEIINLNESNYLSSSLTEIENKIKNNNYTIDEILDLKKKISILQNDSEFILNYKNNFTQEIKPWVQKIFLISEIINILLDVAVYKRNNLLSETNNSIFLAEEKLRHIENIADLKENKKINGGEKVLLPFIKSILTYFKNNIAISVEKNIFEVEQEFISSRGREANSSFGVSSEQVLLKSNNSVSVFNGYNEKIRKDEYFGTRFSEAITLNKVYIKMGDGTDHFYNFVVEYQLEDDTNWNQIGSAHSAPSGNFNPITLTNLNLKNVKAVRVRNLEENSDNGWVRIFNFVVNDFDKEKIVETWFNDAVFNANDSLNIQNRAGNSNSILDDDIRTEWQISSRNTHSFNQGASVSISFPTRRNITRVLVEQGASKHSDVLNNFKVEYYDYGSNEWKRFGSYDLENLRSQTISGFAYTDKIRIINNSQKNSWWRLGTFKAGGFQVHENQTFVLKSPNLRIAQNGAINSASRNDRFEYIVDKNDDTYAWMSQLSNNGNIAQNNYLNILFNDYKEITSIRILQQQNEVLRYFKIQKIINDNYVDISPEIDVNNNLEFIYEVPKNTGKMNGIRIISTRNSNRWWGLKSVDISDKKAKNKENLYLSSETKSEEFSTLEDELVFSLTNQNNEINKNYTLSENEYIGINLGKILKIKEVTTNITKTDQIKFFSSINGVEWKEVDDINSLGEDFKAQYFIVKNISSQNVNIAFTNLIVKTEENLDFGKLDSTNFAKNENYDSKFEFDNDLSTSSTFSQVGKNKYVIYDLIRKQTINSIKIYSSEDSYDFPRDIEVQVSEDKDIWHKAFTINDNNSGNNLSKLKDTTYGFFSRDKVNYRYWGKENLNFNNIKYIRILVKNNYPLNRNLSINEIIINDQESPLKETNFKYEGSELTSSNTNGPEKLLDKNLKTTFIPNQNSGILKINIDSKEFKGKKIRIFSSKVNLNTKLKLKTFNKENSTENEIFIGNLSKNLIFFNLPNNQNEELLQLIIEWKNEKPIINEISLENIEGNNDVSREEVNLLLENLPSNFDNWINEDKTAFNKIKSSILLALESEYLSQKSIEDFKNEINFIIQNSNVKADTNNLKELIQNKVTNENDIYTLDSYTDYDTQIKNAKKFLSDEENLTQEKINTLTEKINTSFAKLKFSRKQKVLLDKNINLFNELNKNIYEAIGINVLKVLVDEGKEKLNISEDALLFLDLNNSFNFKYNNLKLNELGIKLKELESLVKKAKIIIEDKKWETIDNNLSLKIFEIDDFISKNNFSQNSILSYSESLEKELNNFQSIKSAKINEFKENIINKYITIKDFLIPETYINYQRTIKDGENSLNSNELSDKIIVNNIKLIKESEKNIEINRDYLLEQLHNIEDKNIVNVFLNKLEIAKENKLDYLNLILEFQKFNTPVNIAKISTYKEELNQLLQKITNEMLKEKFINEINNSYKEEDLQLLKVEVEKEIEKESSNEEKMNNKNNNVGIILGSTFSILALLSAGIFVLYKRFFKKTKDK from the coding sequence ATGAAAAATAAAAATAAAAATTTTATAAGACATTTATTATTAACTAGTCCTATTGTTATAAGTCCTTTTTCATTTTTATCCATGTCAAATGAAGCAAATAATAGTGTTCAAAATATCGATTATCAATTCTTGACTCCTGTTAAAAACATTTCTTATGATAATAATTTTTTCATACTAAAAAATAAAATTAATTTAATTTTAAGTTCGCCATTGGAAGATAATCCTAATTTTATTTTATTAATTAAAACTTTAAAAGAACTTAAATATGAAATTTCTTTTTCAGAAACAACAAAAAGCGATTATACGAATATAGTAATTTCTTTTTTGGAAGATAAAAATTTAAGTGTAAATAATTTAATTACTAAATATGGTTTAGATTTTAACTATAATATCGCTAATTTTAATGAATATTTTATAGAACTGAAAAATAATTATTTGTTTTTAGAATCGAACGATAAAATTGGTTTAACAAATGGTTTAGCGACATTAAAAGAAATTATAAAAAATAGTGATAATAAAGTTTTACAAAATGCCAAAATTAATGATTATCAAAAAATAAAGAATAGATCTATATTTGATAGCTTAGATATTTCGTTAGAAAATAGAAAGAAAAATATTTCTAACGCAATAACAAATGGATTTAATAAATACATTTATTTTAATTCTCGAGATTTAAAAAATTCAAAAAATTGAAGAGATTTGTATGATGAATATGAATTAAATTTATTGAATAATCTTGCAAATTTTACTAAAGAAAAAGGTATGGAATTTATTTATACAATAGATTTTTTTACCCATTCTTCTATTTCTCAAGATAATTATTTTGAAAGCGATATAGATGTATTAAAGCAAAAATTATTACAATTAATAAACAATGGAATAAAGTCTTTTGCTTTCTCTTCTTTAGAAAGCTCTAATTTAAATAATACATTACAAGTAAATGTTATAAATTCTATTTCTGAATGGTTATCGAGTTTAAGAGATTCTCATAAAGTAAATGAAAAAATCTTTTATTTGGTAAAAGAACAAAATGTTTCTTTAATTCCAGATTATTTTTCTACTTTTAATAATAATATTGAAATTATTATGACAGGAGGAAAAAAATATAATAATCTTAATAGTGAATTTATTAGAACCTTTAATTCATCATTAAATAAAAAAGCAAATATTATTTTTAATTTCCCTAAACTAGTAGACGAAAATATTTTATCAATAGACTTATTATCTAATTTTGACTTTAATGATTTTCAACATAACGATTTAAATTCATTTATAGTGAGCTTATCAGAAAATTTAGAAATAAATAATGTATTTTTAAAAGAATTTAATATTTTATTTTCTTTACAAAATAGAGATGATCTAGAAAAACAAAAAAACATTTTATTGAAAAATATTTTAAATTTAAATTCAATAGAAAATCCATTATTAAAATCCTTTAATAATGTTTTGGATAATATTAACTATTCTGATAAAGAAGAAAGTGAAATCATAAATTTAAACGAGAGTAATTACTTATCTTCTTCATTAACCGAAATAGAAAATAAAATAAAAAATAACAATTATACAATTGATGAAATTCTTGATTTAAAAAAGAAAATATCAATATTACAAAATGATTCGGAGTTTATTTTAAATTATAAGAATAATTTTACACAAGAAATAAAACCTTGAGTTCAAAAAATATTTTTGATAAGTGAAATAATTAATATTCTTTTAGATGTGGCTGTTTATAAAAGAAATAATCTTTTATCCGAAACTAACAATAGTATTTTTTTAGCAGAAGAAAAACTAAGACATATAGAAAATATAGCTGATTTAAAAGAAAATAAAAAAATTAACGGTGGAGAAAAAGTTCTTTTACCTTTTATAAAATCAATATTGACATATTTCAAAAATAATATAGCAATTTCCGTAGAAAAAAATATTTTTGAAGTAGAACAAGAATTCATTAGTAGTAGAGGAAGAGAAGCTAATTCTTCTTTTGGTGTAAGTTCAGAACAAGTTTTATTAAAATCCAATAATTCAGTATCGGTTTTTAATGGTTATAATGAAAAAATAAGAAAAGATGAATATTTTGGTACTAGATTTTCAGAAGCCATTACTTTAAATAAGGTTTATATAAAAATGGGTGATGGTACAGATCATTTTTATAATTTTGTTGTTGAATACCAATTAGAAGATGATACCAATTGAAATCAAATAGGTTCAGCACATAGTGCACCTAGCGGAAACTTTAATCCTATTACATTAACAAATTTAAACTTAAAAAATGTAAAGGCCGTAAGAGTTAGAAATTTAGAAGAAAATAGTGATAATGGTTGAGTTAGAATTTTTAATTTCGTTGTAAATGACTTTGATAAAGAAAAAATTGTAGAAACATGATTTAATGATGCTGTTTTTAATGCTAATGATAGCTTAAATATTCAAAATAGAGCAGGAAATAGTAATAGTATTTTAGATGATGATATTCGTACTGAATGACAAATATCTTCTAGAAATACACATAGTTTTAATCAAGGTGCATCTGTTAGTATATCATTCCCTACTAGAAGAAATATAACAAGAGTTTTAGTAGAACAAGGTGCTTCCAAACATAGTGATGTCCTTAATAATTTTAAAGTAGAATATTATGATTATGGATCAAATGAGTGAAAAAGATTCGGCTCATATGATTTAGAAAATTTAAGATCACAGACTATATCAGGATTTGCTTATACAGATAAAATAAGAATAATAAATAATTCACAAAAAAACTCATGATGACGTTTAGGAACTTTTAAAGCAGGTGGATTTCAAGTTCATGAAAATCAGACCTTTGTATTAAAAAGTCCTAATTTAAGAATTGCACAAAATGGTGCGATAAATTCGGCTTCAAGAAATGATAGATTTGAATATATTGTCGATAAAAACGATGACACTTATGCATGAATGTCACAATTAAGTAATAACGGAAATATAGCTCAAAACAATTATTTAAACATTTTATTTAATGATTATAAAGAAATTACAAGTATTAGAATATTACAACAACAAAATGAAGTATTAAGATATTTTAAAATACAAAAAATAATTAATGATAATTATGTTGATATTAGTCCTGAAATTGATGTGAATAACAATTTAGAATTTATTTATGAAGTTCCTAAAAATACCGGGAAAATGAATGGTATACGAATCATATCTACAAGAAATTCCAATAGATGATGAGGGTTAAAATCTGTAGATATTAGTGATAAAAAAGCTAAAAATAAAGAAAATCTTTATCTATCTAGTGAAACAAAAAGTGAAGAATTTAGTACTTTAGAAGATGAGTTAGTGTTTAGTTTAACAAACCAAAACAATGAAATAAATAAGAATTACACTTTATCAGAAAACGAATATATAGGTATTAATTTAGGAAAAATTTTAAAAATAAAAGAAGTTACAACTAATATAACTAAAACTGATCAAATTAAATTTTTTAGTTCTATAAATGGTGTAGAATGAAAAGAAGTAGATGATATTAATTCGTTGGGAGAAGATTTTAAAGCTCAATATTTTATTGTAAAAAATATTTCAAGTCAAAATGTTAATATTGCTTTTACTAATTTAATAGTAAAAACTGAAGAGAATTTAGATTTTGGAAAATTAGATTCCACAAATTTTGCAAAAAATGAAAATTATGATTCTAAATTTGAATTTGACAATGATTTAAGTACTTCATCAACTTTTAGTCAAGTAGGAAAAAATAAATACGTTATCTATGATTTAATAAGAAAACAAACCATAAATTCAATTAAAATATATTCTTCAGAAGATTCTTATGATTTTCCAAGAGATATTGAAGTTCAAGTTTCAGAAGATAAAGACATATGACATAAAGCATTTACAATAAATGATAATAATTCAGGGAATAATTTAAGCAAACTAAAAGATACAACTTATGGATTTTTTAGTAGAGATAAAGTTAATTATAGATATTGAGGAAAAGAAAATTTAAATTTCAACAATATTAAATATATAAGGATATTAGTAAAAAACAATTATCCTTTAAATAGAAATTTATCTATCAACGAAATTATTATTAATGATCAAGAAAGCCCTTTAAAGGAAACAAATTTTAAATATGAAGGATCAGAATTAACTTCTTCAAATACAAATGGACCTGAAAAACTTTTAGATAAAAACTTAAAAACTACTTTTATACCTAATCAAAATAGTGGTATTCTTAAAATTAATATTGATAGCAAAGAATTTAAAGGAAAGAAAATTAGAATTTTTAGCTCTAAAGTTAATTTAAACACAAAGCTTAAGTTAAAAACTTTCAATAAAGAAAATTCAACTGAAAATGAAATTTTTATCGGTAATTTAAGTAAAAATTTAATCTTTTTTAATTTACCCAATAATCAAAATGAAGAACTATTACAACTAATAATAGAGTGAAAAAATGAAAAACCTATAATTAATGAAATTAGTTTAGAAAATATAGAAGGAAATAATGATGTTTCTAGAGAAGAAGTAAATTTATTGTTAGAAAATTTACCAAGTAATTTTGATAATTGAATTAATGAAGATAAAACCGCTTTTAATAAAATAAAATCTTCTATTTTATTAGCTTTAGAATCTGAATATCTTTCTCAAAAAAGTATTGAAGATTTTAAAAATGAAATTAATTTTATTATTCAAAATTCTAATGTAAAAGCAGATACTAATAATTTAAAAGAATTAATTCAAAATAAAGTTACTAATGAAAATGACATTTATACTTTAGATTCATATACTGATTATGATACTCAAATTAAAAATGCTAAGAAGTTTTTAAGCGATGAAGAAAATCTAACTCAAGAAAAAATAAATACTTTAACTGAAAAAATAAATACTTCTTTCGCTAAGTTAAAATTTTCTAGAAAACAAAAAGTCCTTTTAGATAAAAATATAAATTTATTTAACGAACTAAATAAAAATATCTATGAAGCAATCGGAATTAATGTTTTAAAAGTTCTAGTGGATGAAGGGAAGGAAAAATTAAATATTAGTGAAGATGCTTTATTGTTTTTAGATTTAAATAATTCTTTTAATTTCAAATATAACAATTTAAAATTAAATGAGTTAGGAATAAAATTAAAAGAACTTGAAAGTTTAGTTAAAAAAGCTAAAATCATTATTGAAGATAAAAAATGAGAAACTATAGACAATAATTTATCTTTAAAAATTTTTGAAATAGATGATTTTATAAGCAAAAATAATTTCAGCCAAAATAGCATTTTATCTTATAGTGAATCCTTAGAAAAAGAATTAAATAATTTTCAATCGATTAAATCAGCAAAAATTAATGAATTCAAAGAAAATATTATTAATAAATATATAACTATAAAGGATTTTTTAATTCCTGAAACCTATATAAATTATCAAAGAACTATCAAGGATGGAGAAAATAGTTTAAACTCAAATGAACTATCAGATAAAATCATAGTAAATAATATTAAGTTAATAAAAGAATCAGAGAAAAATATAGAAATAAATCGTGATTATCTTTTAGAACAATTACATAATATTGAAGATAAAAATATAGTTAATGTCTTCTTAAATAAACTAGAAATTGCAAAAGAAAACAAATTAGATTATTTAAATTTAATTTTAGAATTCCAAAAATTTAATACACCAGTAAATATTGCAAAAATTAGCACTTATAAAGAAGAATTAAATCAATTATTACAGAAAATAACAAATGAGATGTTAAAAGAAAAATTTATTAATGAAATTAATAATTCTTATAAAGAAGAAGATTTACAATTATTAAAAGTTGAAGTTGAAAAAGAAATTGAAAAAGAATCTTCAAATGAAGAAAAAATGAATAATAAAAATAATAATGTAGGAATTATTTTAGGTTCAACTTTTTCTATTCTAGCTTTATTAAGTGCAGGAATTTTTGTGCTTTATAAAAGATTTTTTAAAAAAACAAAAGATAAATAA
- a CDS encoding Cof-type HAD-IIB family hydrolase: protein MKKLFAFDLDGTLLTSEGKIHPETINALKLAKKHGHYLAIATGRAIASTTIFLKQFPDFDFLISNNGTAIYDVKNKETFIKDHLPSDLLDLFLNAAKESKSFFTLSTEKNVYPFKEKNQDFTWLSQQEKMDYDEQLFKSEEELKEAIFIRKEKITQLALRNSQETIKKLAEKYTKILNQSASCIVTNRVYLDINPKNTDKFFGLELILKKLNLTTNNLITFGDSGNDILMIKNAAKGFAMENGTDSAKEVAFKIIGNHNSDSISKTIKELI from the coding sequence ATGAAAAAATTGTTTGCTTTTGATCTAGATGGAACTTTACTAACAAGTGAAGGTAAAATTCACCCTGAAACCATTAATGCACTTAAACTTGCTAAAAAACACGGACATTATTTAGCAATCGCAACAGGAAGAGCTATTGCATCAACTACTATATTTTTAAAACAATTTCCTGATTTTGATTTTTTAATTTCAAATAATGGTACAGCTATTTACGATGTGAAAAATAAAGAAACATTTATTAAAGATCATTTGCCTAGTGATTTATTAGATTTATTTTTAAATGCTGCTAAAGAAAGTAAAAGTTTTTTTACATTGAGTACCGAAAAAAATGTATACCCTTTCAAAGAAAAAAATCAAGATTTTACATGATTGAGTCAACAAGAAAAAATGGACTATGATGAACAACTCTTTAAAAGCGAAGAAGAGTTAAAAGAAGCTATTTTTATAAGAAAAGAGAAAATTACACAATTAGCTTTAAGAAATTCTCAAGAAACCATCAAAAAATTAGCGGAAAAATACACAAAAATTTTAAATCAAAGCGCTAGTTGTATTGTTACAAATAGAGTTTATTTAGATATAAATCCTAAAAATACTGATAAATTTTTTGGGTTAGAATTAATATTAAAAAAATTAAATCTTACCACTAATAATCTCATAACATTCGGGGATTCAGGAAATGATATTTTAATGATTAAAAATGCTGCTAAAGGTTTTGCAATGGAAAATGGAACAGATTCAGCTAAAGAAGTAGCTTTTAAAATTATTGGAAACCATAACTCTGATTCAATTTCAAAAACCATAAAAGAATTAATATAA